In Cygnus atratus isolate AKBS03 ecotype Queensland, Australia chromosome 5, CAtr_DNAZoo_HiC_assembly, whole genome shotgun sequence, a single window of DNA contains:
- the DDB2 gene encoding DNA damage-binding protein 2 isoform X1, which translates to MKAPGRGRLPPAVLGRAGAAEAGGAQWSDRMAPVNQPKDKKHERAHEHWSEETQSSGKRKLDYKELENEPLAKKLFLRKTSKPLEKIGRSGGGSVTRNTGALFHQLERRCSIVHYVYQNMLGGSIRAQLRQCLQLPFLRSLTSYRLFRTASPFDRRVTCLEWHPTHPSTVAVGSKGGDIILWDYEVLTKTCFIKGKGPGDSLGDIKFSPYEAVKLYVASGDGTLSLQDLEGRAVQVISRAPDCGHELHNVCCWYCSVDVSASCRTVVTGDNLGNVVLLSTSGEEIWKLKLHKKKVTHVEFNSRCEWLLATASVDQTVKIWDLRNIKDKTNFLHVLPHDKPVNAAYFSPTDGAKLLSTDQRNEIRVYSCSDWTKPQHLIPHPHRQFQHLTPIKATWHPRYDLIVAGRYPDPKFPGYTVNELRTVDIFDGNTGEMVCQLHDPNASGIISLNKFNPMGDTLASGMGFNILIWSREEMVAKKQEHLLKAMTEQGIGSRSLSRRGGQRQANPGTSKLKAKLLSWDVEEMRTKSKDSKSQARKRKGKDLEN; encoded by the exons ATGAAAGCTCCGGGGAGGGGCCGGCTGCCGCCCGCCGTCCTGGGCCGCGCCGGGGCTGCGGAGGCCGGCGGAGCGCAG TGGTCAGACAGAATGGCTCCAGTAAATCAGCCAAAGGACAAGAAGCATGAGAGGGCACATGAGCATTGGTCAGAAGAGACACAATCGTCTGGGAAAAGGAAACTGGACTACAAGGAACTAGAGAACGAACCACTAGCAAAGAaattgtttctgagaaaaacatCCAAACCCCTAGAAAAAATCG GTCGGAGTGGAGGTGGGTCTGTGACGAGAAACACCGGAGCCCTTTTCCATCAGCTGGAGCGGCGGTGCAGCATTGTTCATTATGTCTACCAGAACATGCTGGGAGGCTCCATCCGGGCACAGCTCAGGCAG TGTCTCCAGCTGCCCTTTCTGCGTTCTCTGACCTCCTACCGCCTCTTCCGAACAGCAAGTCCCTTTGACAGGAGAGTGACATGCCTGGAGTGGCATCCAACACACCCAAGTACTGTAGCTGTTGGTTCCAAAGGTGGAGACATCATTCTGTGGGACTACGAAGTACTTACTAAAACCTGCTTTATAAAAGGG AAAGGGCCGGGAGATTCTCTTGGAGACATCAAGTTCAGTCCTTATGAGGCAGTGAAGCTTTATGTGGCATCAGGGGATGGCACCCTAAGCCTGCAGGACCTTGAGGGCAGAGCGGTGCAGGTGATCTCCCGTGCCCCGGACTGTGGCCATGAGCTCCATAATGTTTg TTGCTGGTACTGCAGCGTTGATGTTTCTGCAAGCTGCCGCACTGTGGTGACAGGCGATAATTTGGGCAACGTGGTTCTGCTCAGCACTTCTGGTGAAGAG ATTTGGAAGCTGAAATTGCACAAGAAGAAAGTAACTCACGTGGAGTTTAACTCTCGATGTGAGTGGCTGTTGGCCACAGCATCTGTGGATCAGACAGTCAAAATCTGGGACCTCAGAAACATCAAAgacaaaactaattttcttcatgTGCTTCCTCATGACAAACCTGTCAATGCAG CTTACTTCAGCCCAACAGATGGTGCCAAGCTGCTGAGTACAGACCAGCGCAATGAAATCAGGGTTTACTCGTGTTCAGACTGGACCAAGCCACAGCATCTGATCCCACACCCACATCGGCAGTTCCAGCACCTCACACCTATTAAG GCGACATGGCATCCTCGCTACGACCTCATTGTAGCGGGTCGCTACCCAGACCCGAAGTTCCCCGGGTACACAGTGAATGAGCTACGGACTGTTGACATATTTGATGGAAACACCGGGGAGATGGTTTGTCAGCTCCATGACCCAAACGCATCTGGTATCATCTCG CTCAATAAATTTAACCCTATGGGAGACACACTGGCCTCTGGCATGG GCTTTAATATTCTGATCTGGAGCCGGGAGGAGATGGTGGCGAAGAAGCAAGAACATCTTCTGAAAGCCATGACAGAACAGGGGATCGGAAGCCGGAGTTTGTCCAGGCGTGGAGGGCAGAGACAGGCAAACCCAGGGACAAGCAAACTGAAAGCTAAGTTACTGTCTTGGGATGTGGAAGAGATGAGAACAAAGAGCAAAGATTCTAAATCACAGGcgaggaagagaaaagggaaggatcTAGAAAACTGA
- the DDB2 gene encoding DNA damage-binding protein 2 isoform X2 — MKAPGRGRLPPAVLGRAGAAEAGGAQWSDRMAPVNQPKDKKHERAHEHWSEETQSSGKRKLDYKELENEPLAKKLFLRKTSKPLEKIGRSGGGSVTRNTGALFHQLERRCSIVHYVYQNMLGGSIRAQLRQCLQLPFLRSLTSYRLFRTASPFDRRVTCLEWHPTHPSTVAVGSKGGDIILWDYEVLTKTCFIKGMGAGGAITGMKFNPFNPSQLYTSSVAGTTTLQDFNGNTFRVFTISEDWDCWYCSVDVSASCRTVVTGDNLGNVVLLSTSGEEIWKLKLHKKKVTHVEFNSRCEWLLATASVDQTVKIWDLRNIKDKTNFLHVLPHDKPVNAAYFSPTDGAKLLSTDQRNEIRVYSCSDWTKPQHLIPHPHRQFQHLTPIKATWHPRYDLIVAGRYPDPKFPGYTVNELRTVDIFDGNTGEMVCQLHDPNASGIISLNKFNPMGDTLASGMGFNILIWSREEMVAKKQEHLLKAMTEQGIGSRSLSRRGGQRQANPGTSKLKAKLLSWDVEEMRTKSKDSKSQARKRKGKDLEN; from the exons ATGAAAGCTCCGGGGAGGGGCCGGCTGCCGCCCGCCGTCCTGGGCCGCGCCGGGGCTGCGGAGGCCGGCGGAGCGCAG TGGTCAGACAGAATGGCTCCAGTAAATCAGCCAAAGGACAAGAAGCATGAGAGGGCACATGAGCATTGGTCAGAAGAGACACAATCGTCTGGGAAAAGGAAACTGGACTACAAGGAACTAGAGAACGAACCACTAGCAAAGAaattgtttctgagaaaaacatCCAAACCCCTAGAAAAAATCG GTCGGAGTGGAGGTGGGTCTGTGACGAGAAACACCGGAGCCCTTTTCCATCAGCTGGAGCGGCGGTGCAGCATTGTTCATTATGTCTACCAGAACATGCTGGGAGGCTCCATCCGGGCACAGCTCAGGCAG TGTCTCCAGCTGCCCTTTCTGCGTTCTCTGACCTCCTACCGCCTCTTCCGAACAGCAAGTCCCTTTGACAGGAGAGTGACATGCCTGGAGTGGCATCCAACACACCCAAGTACTGTAGCTGTTGGTTCCAAAGGTGGAGACATCATTCTGTGGGACTACGAAGTACTTACTAAAACCTGCTTTATAAAAGGG ATGGGAGCTGGAGGGGCCATCACAGGAATGAAGTTTAACCCTTTTAACCCTAGCCAGCTGTACACTTCGTCAGTTGCCGGCACTACCACCCTGCAGGATTTTAATGGCAATACTTTCCGGGTCTTCACCATCTCCGAGGACTGGGA TTGCTGGTACTGCAGCGTTGATGTTTCTGCAAGCTGCCGCACTGTGGTGACAGGCGATAATTTGGGCAACGTGGTTCTGCTCAGCACTTCTGGTGAAGAG ATTTGGAAGCTGAAATTGCACAAGAAGAAAGTAACTCACGTGGAGTTTAACTCTCGATGTGAGTGGCTGTTGGCCACAGCATCTGTGGATCAGACAGTCAAAATCTGGGACCTCAGAAACATCAAAgacaaaactaattttcttcatgTGCTTCCTCATGACAAACCTGTCAATGCAG CTTACTTCAGCCCAACAGATGGTGCCAAGCTGCTGAGTACAGACCAGCGCAATGAAATCAGGGTTTACTCGTGTTCAGACTGGACCAAGCCACAGCATCTGATCCCACACCCACATCGGCAGTTCCAGCACCTCACACCTATTAAG GCGACATGGCATCCTCGCTACGACCTCATTGTAGCGGGTCGCTACCCAGACCCGAAGTTCCCCGGGTACACAGTGAATGAGCTACGGACTGTTGACATATTTGATGGAAACACCGGGGAGATGGTTTGTCAGCTCCATGACCCAAACGCATCTGGTATCATCTCG CTCAATAAATTTAACCCTATGGGAGACACACTGGCCTCTGGCATGG GCTTTAATATTCTGATCTGGAGCCGGGAGGAGATGGTGGCGAAGAAGCAAGAACATCTTCTGAAAGCCATGACAGAACAGGGGATCGGAAGCCGGAGTTTGTCCAGGCGTGGAGGGCAGAGACAGGCAAACCCAGGGACAAGCAAACTGAAAGCTAAGTTACTGTCTTGGGATGTGGAAGAGATGAGAACAAAGAGCAAAGATTCTAAATCACAGGcgaggaagagaaaagggaaggatcTAGAAAACTGA
- the DDB2 gene encoding DNA damage-binding protein 2 isoform X3 has translation MAPVNQPKDKKHERAHEHWSEETQSSGKRKLDYKELENEPLAKKLFLRKTSKPLEKIGRSGGGSVTRNTGALFHQLERRCSIVHYVYQNMLGGSIRAQLRQCLQLPFLRSLTSYRLFRTASPFDRRVTCLEWHPTHPSTVAVGSKGGDIILWDYEVLTKTCFIKGKGPGDSLGDIKFSPYEAVKLYVASGDGTLSLQDLEGRAVQVISRAPDCGHELHNVCCWYCSVDVSASCRTVVTGDNLGNVVLLSTSGEEIWKLKLHKKKVTHVEFNSRCEWLLATASVDQTVKIWDLRNIKDKTNFLHVLPHDKPVNAAYFSPTDGAKLLSTDQRNEIRVYSCSDWTKPQHLIPHPHRQFQHLTPIKATWHPRYDLIVAGRYPDPKFPGYTVNELRTVDIFDGNTGEMVCQLHDPNASGIISLNKFNPMGDTLASGMGFNILIWSREEMVAKKQEHLLKAMTEQGIGSRSLSRRGGQRQANPGTSKLKAKLLSWDVEEMRTKSKDSKSQARKRKGKDLEN, from the exons ATGGCTCCAGTAAATCAGCCAAAGGACAAGAAGCATGAGAGGGCACATGAGCATTGGTCAGAAGAGACACAATCGTCTGGGAAAAGGAAACTGGACTACAAGGAACTAGAGAACGAACCACTAGCAAAGAaattgtttctgagaaaaacatCCAAACCCCTAGAAAAAATCG GTCGGAGTGGAGGTGGGTCTGTGACGAGAAACACCGGAGCCCTTTTCCATCAGCTGGAGCGGCGGTGCAGCATTGTTCATTATGTCTACCAGAACATGCTGGGAGGCTCCATCCGGGCACAGCTCAGGCAG TGTCTCCAGCTGCCCTTTCTGCGTTCTCTGACCTCCTACCGCCTCTTCCGAACAGCAAGTCCCTTTGACAGGAGAGTGACATGCCTGGAGTGGCATCCAACACACCCAAGTACTGTAGCTGTTGGTTCCAAAGGTGGAGACATCATTCTGTGGGACTACGAAGTACTTACTAAAACCTGCTTTATAAAAGGG AAAGGGCCGGGAGATTCTCTTGGAGACATCAAGTTCAGTCCTTATGAGGCAGTGAAGCTTTATGTGGCATCAGGGGATGGCACCCTAAGCCTGCAGGACCTTGAGGGCAGAGCGGTGCAGGTGATCTCCCGTGCCCCGGACTGTGGCCATGAGCTCCATAATGTTTg TTGCTGGTACTGCAGCGTTGATGTTTCTGCAAGCTGCCGCACTGTGGTGACAGGCGATAATTTGGGCAACGTGGTTCTGCTCAGCACTTCTGGTGAAGAG ATTTGGAAGCTGAAATTGCACAAGAAGAAAGTAACTCACGTGGAGTTTAACTCTCGATGTGAGTGGCTGTTGGCCACAGCATCTGTGGATCAGACAGTCAAAATCTGGGACCTCAGAAACATCAAAgacaaaactaattttcttcatgTGCTTCCTCATGACAAACCTGTCAATGCAG CTTACTTCAGCCCAACAGATGGTGCCAAGCTGCTGAGTACAGACCAGCGCAATGAAATCAGGGTTTACTCGTGTTCAGACTGGACCAAGCCACAGCATCTGATCCCACACCCACATCGGCAGTTCCAGCACCTCACACCTATTAAG GCGACATGGCATCCTCGCTACGACCTCATTGTAGCGGGTCGCTACCCAGACCCGAAGTTCCCCGGGTACACAGTGAATGAGCTACGGACTGTTGACATATTTGATGGAAACACCGGGGAGATGGTTTGTCAGCTCCATGACCCAAACGCATCTGGTATCATCTCG CTCAATAAATTTAACCCTATGGGAGACACACTGGCCTCTGGCATGG GCTTTAATATTCTGATCTGGAGCCGGGAGGAGATGGTGGCGAAGAAGCAAGAACATCTTCTGAAAGCCATGACAGAACAGGGGATCGGAAGCCGGAGTTTGTCCAGGCGTGGAGGGCAGAGACAGGCAAACCCAGGGACAAGCAAACTGAAAGCTAAGTTACTGTCTTGGGATGTGGAAGAGATGAGAACAAAGAGCAAAGATTCTAAATCACAGGcgaggaagagaaaagggaaggatcTAGAAAACTGA
- the ODF3 gene encoding outer dense fiber protein 3: MLPKPALEAPASMDGAFVGTWRPHRPRGPVMAQFTSPGPKYSIPGATGFVGHSPTKSRAPAYTCRGTKPPVTGGCGPGPRYLVEPAITRTGKYVPPGTYIRGLPKINTTVTPGPSDYCTEASKKHVFKCPPVQSMAFRHEAVRADHPPGPGTYTLPRLMGPNTAYTTASPCYSMKWKSTHDRFDADLSKTPGPAAFPNIEVNAYKRRAPMYTMGAQTKLVGDRTVKPGPADYRTGKVTLIKPQAPETTFGIRHSIYTTPLIVE; the protein is encoded by the exons ATGCTCCCGAAGCCT GCTTTGGAGGCGCCTGCCAGCATGGACGGAGCCTTTGTGGGGACATGGAGACCTCACCGCCCACGCGGCCCAGTCATGGCCCAGTTCACCAGCCCTGGGCCCAAGTACTCCATCCCAGGGGCAACAG GTTTCGTGGGCCACAGTCCCACCAAAAGCCGAGCCCCTGCTTACACCTGCAGAGGGACCAAACCGCCCGTGACAGGTGGCTGCGGTCCAGGTCCCCGATACCTCGTGGAACCTGCCATCACCAGGACGGGGAAGTACGTGCCTCCAGGCACCTACATCCGGGGACTTCCCAAAATAAATACCACGGTCACACCTGGACCGA GCGATTACTGCACCGAGGCGTCCAAGAAGCACGTCTTCAAGTGCCCGCCTGTGCAGTCCATGGCCTTCCGGCACGAGGCTGTCCGAGCAGACCACCCTCCAG GCCCCGGCACCTACACCTTACCCAGGCTGATGGGACCCAACACAGCCTACACAACTGCCAGCCCGTGCTACTCCATGAAATGGAAGAGCACACATGATCGCTTCGACGCAGACCTCTCTAAG ACTCCAGGTCCCGCCGCATTCCCAAACATTGAGGTGAATGCCTACAAAAGAAGGGCACCCATGTACACCATGGGAGCCCAAACCAAACTTGTAGGGGACAGAACTGTCAAGCCTGGGCCCGCGGACTACCGCACAGGAAAG GTGACGCTGATCAAGCCCCAGGCACCCGAAACCACTTTTGGAATCCGTCACTCCATCTATACAACTCCACTCATAGTGGAATAA